One genomic region from Rhabdothermincola sediminis encodes:
- a CDS encoding glycosyltransferase family 4 protein has translation MAARGRRRSPSSPCLGGIAITTPAPAPFEPPGASSSAEIARLAAAAGLQRVHILAWRDLADVEAGGSELHAAEVARRWAAAGLEVTMRTSYAQGSPPTGARDGYRVIRRRGRYMIFPAAVVAELRGLHGPRDGLVEIWNGVPFLTPLWARGPRICLIHHVHRDMWRLVLEERLARLGEMLELRILPPIYRRTPIVTLSESSRRELIEQMHFRPELVRVVPPGIDPRFSPGGEKSRTPLVVSVGRLMPSKGFDALIRIAAEVRDSVPELELVIVGDGYERDRLEQLVSDLDATGWVHLVGRLSDDELLALYRRAWVVASASIAEGWGMTLTEAAACGTPAVATRIAGHLDSVSEDESGLLADSDREFVAKLRAVLTDHDLRVRLSEGARKHADRYTWDATALGVFTPLAEDAIRRRARRRGRGR, from the coding sequence ATGGCGGCCCGAGGGCGCCGCCGCAGCCCATCGTCACCCTGCCTCGGAGGCATCGCGATCACCACGCCGGCCCCTGCACCGTTCGAGCCACCCGGCGCGTCGAGCTCGGCCGAGATCGCTCGGCTGGCCGCAGCGGCGGGACTCCAGCGTGTGCACATCCTGGCGTGGCGGGATCTCGCGGACGTCGAGGCGGGGGGCTCCGAGTTGCACGCTGCCGAGGTCGCCCGGCGCTGGGCAGCGGCCGGGCTCGAGGTCACCATGCGAACCTCCTACGCGCAGGGCAGCCCCCCCACCGGCGCCCGCGACGGATACCGGGTGATCCGTCGTCGGGGGCGCTACATGATCTTCCCTGCTGCGGTGGTGGCGGAGCTCCGTGGCCTACACGGGCCTCGAGACGGCCTGGTCGAGATCTGGAACGGGGTGCCGTTCCTGACTCCCCTCTGGGCACGGGGCCCGCGGATCTGCCTCATCCACCACGTGCACCGGGACATGTGGCGGCTGGTGCTCGAGGAGCGACTCGCCCGTCTCGGTGAGATGCTCGAACTGCGAATCCTGCCACCGATCTACCGCCGCACCCCCATCGTCACACTCTCGGAGTCGTCCCGCCGCGAGCTCATCGAGCAGATGCACTTCCGGCCGGAGCTGGTGCGAGTCGTGCCACCGGGCATCGATCCTCGCTTCAGCCCGGGAGGGGAGAAGAGCCGGACCCCTCTGGTCGTGAGCGTCGGCCGGCTCATGCCGTCCAAGGGCTTCGACGCGCTCATCCGCATCGCCGCCGAGGTCCGGGACTCGGTGCCAGAGCTCGAGCTGGTCATCGTCGGCGACGGCTACGAGCGCGACCGCCTGGAGCAGCTCGTGAGCGACCTCGATGCGACCGGCTGGGTGCATCTCGTGGGCCGGCTGTCCGACGACGAGCTCCTGGCGCTCTACCGGCGGGCCTGGGTGGTGGCCTCCGCGTCCATCGCGGAAGGGTGGGGTATGACGCTCACCGAAGCCGCGGCGTGCGGCACCCCGGCGGTCGCGACCCGCATCGCCGGCCACCTCGACTCGGTCTCCGAGGACGAGAGCGGTCTGTTGGCCGACTCCGATCGCGAGTTCGTCGCCAAGCTGCGCGCGGTGCTCACCGACCATGATCTGCGGGTGCGGCTCTCCGAGGGAGCCCGCAAGCACGCCGACCGCTACACCTGGGACGCCACCGCCCTCGGGGTCTTCACCCCGCTCGCCGAGGACGCGATCCGCCGCCGCGCCCGCCGCCGCGGTCGCGGCCGGTGA